A genomic window from Ursus arctos isolate Adak ecotype North America unplaced genomic scaffold, UrsArc2.0 scaffold_25, whole genome shotgun sequence includes:
- the ENTPD5 gene encoding nucleoside diphosphate phosphatase ENTPD5 isoform X3: protein MELCLMQGALEHEFTFTPLCRKYQGAETVQELLEVAKDSIPRSHWKRTPVVLKATAGLRLLPEQKAEALLFEVREIFKKSPFLVPDDSVGIMDGSYEGILAWVTVNFLTGQLHGHSQKTVGTLDLGGASTQITFLPQFEKTLEQTPRGYLTSFEMFNSTYKLYTHSYLGFGLKAARLATLGALETEGIDGHTFRSACLPRWLEAEWIFGGVKYQYGGNKEGEVGFEPCYAEVLRVVQGKLHQPDEVRKSSFYAFSYYYDRAADTDMIDYETGGVLKVEDFERKAREVCDNLEKFTSGSPFLCMDLSYITALLKDGFGFADSTVLQLSKKVNNIETGWALGATFHLLQSLGISH, encoded by the exons ATGGAATTATGTTTGATGCAGGGAGCACTGGAACACGAATTCACGTTTACACCTTTGTGCAGAAAATACCAG GGTGCCGAGACTGTTCAAGAACTCTTAGAGGTGGCGAAAGACTCAATCCCCCGAAGTCACTGGAAAAGAACCCCAGTGGTCCTGAAGGCGACAGCGGGACTGCGCTTACTGCCAGAACAGAAAGCTGAGGCTCTGCTCTTCGAG GTAAGAGAAATCTTCAAGAAGTCACCTTTCCTGGTACCAGATGACAGTGTTGGCATCATGGACGGATCCTATGAAG gCATCTTAGCTTGGGTTACTGTGAATTTTCTGACAG GTCAGCTGCATGGCCACAGCCAGAAGACTGTGGGGACCCTGGACCTGGGGGGGGCCTCCACCCAAATCACGTTCCTACCCCAGTTTGAG AAAACCCTGGAACAAACCCCTAGGGGCTACCTCACTTCATTTGAGATGTTTAACAGCACTTATAAGCTCTATACGCACAG TTACTTGGGATTTGGATTGAAAGCTGCAAGACTAGCAACCCTGGGAGCCCTGGAAACAGAAG ggaTTGATGGACACACTTTCCGAAGTGCCTGTCTACCGAGATGGTTGGAAGCGGAGTGGATCTTTGGGGGTGTGAAGTACCAGTATGGTGGCAACAAAGAAG GGGAGGTGGGCTTCGAGCCCTGCTACGCTGAGGTGCTGCGCGTGGTCCAAGGGAAACTTCACCAGCCCGACGAGGTCCGGAAGAGTTCCTTCTATGCTTTCTCTTACTATTATGATCGTGCTGCTGACACGGACATGATTG ATTATGAAACGGGGGGTGTTTTAAAAGTTgaagattttgaaagaaaagcaagggaag TGTGCGATAACTTGGAAAAGTTCACCTCAGGCAGCCCTTTCCTGTGCATGGATCTCAGTTACATCACAGCCCTGTTGAAGGATGGCTTCGGCTTTGCAGACAGTACTGTCTTACAG CTCTCAAAGAAAGTGAACAACATAGAGACAGGCTGGGCCTTGGGGGCCACCTTTCACCTGCTGCAGTCTCTGGGCATCTCCCACTGA
- the ENTPD5 gene encoding nucleoside diphosphate phosphatase ENTPD5 isoform X4, whose product MELCLMQGALEHEFTFTPLCRKYQGAETVQELLEVAKDSIPRSHWKRTPVVLKATAGLRLLPEQKAEALLFEVREIFKKSPFLVPDDSVGIMDGSYEGQLHGHSQKTVGTLDLGGASTQITFLPQFEKTLEQTPRGYLTSFEMFNSTYKLYTHSYLGFGLKAARLATLGALETEGIDGHTFRSACLPRWLEAEWIFGGVKYQYGGNKEGEVGFEPCYAEVLRVVQGKLHQPDEVRKSSFYAFSYYYDRAADTDMIDYETGGVLKVEDFERKAREVCDNLEKFTSGSPFLCMDLSYITALLKDGFGFADSTVLQLSKKVNNIETGWALGATFHLLQSLGISH is encoded by the exons ATGGAATTATGTTTGATGCAGGGAGCACTGGAACACGAATTCACGTTTACACCTTTGTGCAGAAAATACCAG GGTGCCGAGACTGTTCAAGAACTCTTAGAGGTGGCGAAAGACTCAATCCCCCGAAGTCACTGGAAAAGAACCCCAGTGGTCCTGAAGGCGACAGCGGGACTGCGCTTACTGCCAGAACAGAAAGCTGAGGCTCTGCTCTTCGAG GTAAGAGAAATCTTCAAGAAGTCACCTTTCCTGGTACCAGATGACAGTGTTGGCATCATGGACGGATCCTATGAAG GTCAGCTGCATGGCCACAGCCAGAAGACTGTGGGGACCCTGGACCTGGGGGGGGCCTCCACCCAAATCACGTTCCTACCCCAGTTTGAG AAAACCCTGGAACAAACCCCTAGGGGCTACCTCACTTCATTTGAGATGTTTAACAGCACTTATAAGCTCTATACGCACAG TTACTTGGGATTTGGATTGAAAGCTGCAAGACTAGCAACCCTGGGAGCCCTGGAAACAGAAG ggaTTGATGGACACACTTTCCGAAGTGCCTGTCTACCGAGATGGTTGGAAGCGGAGTGGATCTTTGGGGGTGTGAAGTACCAGTATGGTGGCAACAAAGAAG GGGAGGTGGGCTTCGAGCCCTGCTACGCTGAGGTGCTGCGCGTGGTCCAAGGGAAACTTCACCAGCCCGACGAGGTCCGGAAGAGTTCCTTCTATGCTTTCTCTTACTATTATGATCGTGCTGCTGACACGGACATGATTG ATTATGAAACGGGGGGTGTTTTAAAAGTTgaagattttgaaagaaaagcaagggaag TGTGCGATAACTTGGAAAAGTTCACCTCAGGCAGCCCTTTCCTGTGCATGGATCTCAGTTACATCACAGCCCTGTTGAAGGATGGCTTCGGCTTTGCAGACAGTACTGTCTTACAG CTCTCAAAGAAAGTGAACAACATAGAGACAGGCTGGGCCTTGGGGGCCACCTTTCACCTGCTGCAGTCTCTGGGCATCTCCCACTGA
- the ENTPD5 gene encoding nucleoside diphosphate phosphatase ENTPD5 isoform X2, with the protein MATTWGAAFFMLVASCVCSTVFHRDQQTWFEGVFLSSMCPINVSASTLYGIMFDAGSTGTRIHVYTFVQKIPGQLPILEGEIFESVKPGLSAFVDEPKQGAETVQELLEVAKDSIPRSHWKRTPVVLKATAGLRLLPEQKAEALLFEVREIFKKSPFLVPDDSVGIMDGSYEGQLHGHSQKTVGTLDLGGASTQITFLPQFEKTLEQTPRGYLTSFEMFNSTYKLYTHSYLGFGLKAARLATLGALETEGIDGHTFRSACLPRWLEAEWIFGGVKYQYGGNKEGEVGFEPCYAEVLRVVQGKLHQPDEVRKSSFYAFSYYYDRAADTDMIDYETGGVLKVEDFERKAREVCDNLEKFTSGSPFLCMDLSYITALLKDGFGFADSTVLQLSKKVNNIETGWALGATFHLLQSLGISH; encoded by the exons ATGGCCACTACCTGGGGGGCAGCCTTTTTCATGCTGGTGGCATCCTGTGTTTGCAGCACTGTCTTCCACAGAGACCAGCAGACTTGGTTTGAGGGTGTCTTCCTGTCTTCCATGTGCCCCATCAACGTCAGTGCCAGCACATTGTATGGAATTATGTTTGATGCAGGGAGCACTGGAACACGAATTCACGTTTACACCTTTGTGCAGAAAATACCAG GACAGCTTCCAATTCTGGAAGGGGAAATTTTTGAATCTGTGAAGCCAGGACTTTCTGCTTTTGTAGATGAACCTAAAcag GGTGCCGAGACTGTTCAAGAACTCTTAGAGGTGGCGAAAGACTCAATCCCCCGAAGTCACTGGAAAAGAACCCCAGTGGTCCTGAAGGCGACAGCGGGACTGCGCTTACTGCCAGAACAGAAAGCTGAGGCTCTGCTCTTCGAG GTAAGAGAAATCTTCAAGAAGTCACCTTTCCTGGTACCAGATGACAGTGTTGGCATCATGGACGGATCCTATGAAG GTCAGCTGCATGGCCACAGCCAGAAGACTGTGGGGACCCTGGACCTGGGGGGGGCCTCCACCCAAATCACGTTCCTACCCCAGTTTGAG AAAACCCTGGAACAAACCCCTAGGGGCTACCTCACTTCATTTGAGATGTTTAACAGCACTTATAAGCTCTATACGCACAG TTACTTGGGATTTGGATTGAAAGCTGCAAGACTAGCAACCCTGGGAGCCCTGGAAACAGAAG ggaTTGATGGACACACTTTCCGAAGTGCCTGTCTACCGAGATGGTTGGAAGCGGAGTGGATCTTTGGGGGTGTGAAGTACCAGTATGGTGGCAACAAAGAAG GGGAGGTGGGCTTCGAGCCCTGCTACGCTGAGGTGCTGCGCGTGGTCCAAGGGAAACTTCACCAGCCCGACGAGGTCCGGAAGAGTTCCTTCTATGCTTTCTCTTACTATTATGATCGTGCTGCTGACACGGACATGATTG ATTATGAAACGGGGGGTGTTTTAAAAGTTgaagattttgaaagaaaagcaagggaag TGTGCGATAACTTGGAAAAGTTCACCTCAGGCAGCCCTTTCCTGTGCATGGATCTCAGTTACATCACAGCCCTGTTGAAGGATGGCTTCGGCTTTGCAGACAGTACTGTCTTACAG CTCTCAAAGAAAGTGAACAACATAGAGACAGGCTGGGCCTTGGGGGCCACCTTTCACCTGCTGCAGTCTCTGGGCATCTCCCACTGA
- the ENTPD5 gene encoding nucleoside diphosphate phosphatase ENTPD5 isoform X1, with protein sequence MATTWGAAFFMLVASCVCSTVFHRDQQTWFEGVFLSSMCPINVSASTLYGIMFDAGSTGTRIHVYTFVQKIPGQLPILEGEIFESVKPGLSAFVDEPKQGAETVQELLEVAKDSIPRSHWKRTPVVLKATAGLRLLPEQKAEALLFEVREIFKKSPFLVPDDSVGIMDGSYEGILAWVTVNFLTGQLHGHSQKTVGTLDLGGASTQITFLPQFEKTLEQTPRGYLTSFEMFNSTYKLYTHSYLGFGLKAARLATLGALETEGIDGHTFRSACLPRWLEAEWIFGGVKYQYGGNKEGEVGFEPCYAEVLRVVQGKLHQPDEVRKSSFYAFSYYYDRAADTDMIDYETGGVLKVEDFERKAREVCDNLEKFTSGSPFLCMDLSYITALLKDGFGFADSTVLQLSKKVNNIETGWALGATFHLLQSLGISH encoded by the exons ATGGCCACTACCTGGGGGGCAGCCTTTTTCATGCTGGTGGCATCCTGTGTTTGCAGCACTGTCTTCCACAGAGACCAGCAGACTTGGTTTGAGGGTGTCTTCCTGTCTTCCATGTGCCCCATCAACGTCAGTGCCAGCACATTGTATGGAATTATGTTTGATGCAGGGAGCACTGGAACACGAATTCACGTTTACACCTTTGTGCAGAAAATACCAG GACAGCTTCCAATTCTGGAAGGGGAAATTTTTGAATCTGTGAAGCCAGGACTTTCTGCTTTTGTAGATGAACCTAAAcag GGTGCCGAGACTGTTCAAGAACTCTTAGAGGTGGCGAAAGACTCAATCCCCCGAAGTCACTGGAAAAGAACCCCAGTGGTCCTGAAGGCGACAGCGGGACTGCGCTTACTGCCAGAACAGAAAGCTGAGGCTCTGCTCTTCGAG GTAAGAGAAATCTTCAAGAAGTCACCTTTCCTGGTACCAGATGACAGTGTTGGCATCATGGACGGATCCTATGAAG gCATCTTAGCTTGGGTTACTGTGAATTTTCTGACAG GTCAGCTGCATGGCCACAGCCAGAAGACTGTGGGGACCCTGGACCTGGGGGGGGCCTCCACCCAAATCACGTTCCTACCCCAGTTTGAG AAAACCCTGGAACAAACCCCTAGGGGCTACCTCACTTCATTTGAGATGTTTAACAGCACTTATAAGCTCTATACGCACAG TTACTTGGGATTTGGATTGAAAGCTGCAAGACTAGCAACCCTGGGAGCCCTGGAAACAGAAG ggaTTGATGGACACACTTTCCGAAGTGCCTGTCTACCGAGATGGTTGGAAGCGGAGTGGATCTTTGGGGGTGTGAAGTACCAGTATGGTGGCAACAAAGAAG GGGAGGTGGGCTTCGAGCCCTGCTACGCTGAGGTGCTGCGCGTGGTCCAAGGGAAACTTCACCAGCCCGACGAGGTCCGGAAGAGTTCCTTCTATGCTTTCTCTTACTATTATGATCGTGCTGCTGACACGGACATGATTG ATTATGAAACGGGGGGTGTTTTAAAAGTTgaagattttgaaagaaaagcaagggaag TGTGCGATAACTTGGAAAAGTTCACCTCAGGCAGCCCTTTCCTGTGCATGGATCTCAGTTACATCACAGCCCTGTTGAAGGATGGCTTCGGCTTTGCAGACAGTACTGTCTTACAG CTCTCAAAGAAAGTGAACAACATAGAGACAGGCTGGGCCTTGGGGGCCACCTTTCACCTGCTGCAGTCTCTGGGCATCTCCCACTGA